The following are from one region of the Actinopolyspora halophila DSM 43834 genome:
- a CDS encoding N-acetylmuramoyl-L-alanine amidase, producing MQLLHRGDVGPAVSEIRNVLVALGLLPPNGHAGPIMYDASVEHAVRAFQQQRGLITDGVVGPATYRALTDAKWRLGDRSLAYFVSRPISGDDVFALQERLLELGYDAGRPDGIFGRQTEHALRSFQREYALNSDGICGPATLRSLRQLAPKVSGGRPVYLREQEKVRRAGPKLRGKRIVIDPGHGGSDRGAVVNGVAEADLAWDFARRLEGRMVATGMEALIARGPNSCPPDADRAAFANEAGADLFLSFHVDSNRSPQGQGVATFHFGTGNGTTSNVGEALSGFLQREIVARTGMLDCRTHPKTWEVLRWTKMPAVRVEAGYLSSPEDHARLLDPGFRDVVAEAVLVAVKRLYLLGEDDQPTGTFTFDDLLRYELARAEGA from the coding sequence ATGCAGCTGCTCCACCGCGGTGACGTCGGCCCGGCAGTTTCCGAGATCAGAAACGTTCTGGTCGCGCTGGGCCTCTTACCACCGAACGGTCACGCGGGACCGATCATGTACGACGCGTCGGTGGAACACGCGGTACGGGCCTTCCAACAGCAACGGGGCCTGATCACCGACGGCGTCGTGGGACCGGCCACCTACCGGGCACTCACCGACGCCAAATGGCGACTCGGCGACCGCTCGCTCGCTTACTTCGTCTCCCGCCCGATCAGCGGCGACGACGTTTTCGCGTTGCAGGAACGACTGCTCGAGCTCGGCTACGACGCAGGACGTCCCGACGGCATCTTCGGCAGGCAGACCGAACACGCGCTGCGCAGCTTCCAGCGGGAGTACGCCCTCAACTCGGACGGCATCTGCGGCCCCGCCACGCTGCGCTCGCTGAGACAGCTCGCGCCGAAGGTCAGCGGCGGCAGGCCCGTCTACCTCCGCGAGCAGGAGAAGGTCCGGCGAGCGGGCCCCAAGCTGCGCGGCAAGCGCATAGTCATCGACCCCGGCCACGGTGGAAGCGACCGGGGAGCCGTGGTCAACGGCGTGGCCGAGGCTGACCTGGCCTGGGACTTCGCCCGGCGTCTCGAGGGGCGCATGGTGGCGACCGGGATGGAGGCGCTGATCGCCCGCGGGCCCAACTCCTGCCCACCCGATGCCGACCGGGCCGCCTTCGCCAACGAGGCGGGCGCCGACCTGTTCCTCTCGTTTCACGTGGACTCCAACCGCTCACCACAGGGCCAGGGAGTCGCGACCTTCCACTTCGGCACCGGCAACGGGACCACTTCGAACGTGGGGGAGGCCCTCTCCGGGTTCCTGCAACGCGAGATCGTGGCCCGTACCGGCATGCTGGACTGCCGCACCCATCCCAAGACCTGGGAAGTGCTGCGCTGGACGAAGATGCCCGCGGTCCGCGTGGAGGCGGGCTATCTGAGCAGCCCGGAGGACCACGCCCGACTGCTCGACCCCGGCTTCAGGGACGTCGTCGCGGAAGCGGTGCTGGTGGCCGTGAAACGGCTGTACCTGCTCGGCGAGGACGACCAGCCCACGGGGACCTTCACCTTCGACGATCTGTTGCGCTACGAGCTCGCCCGCGCCGAAGGGGCGTGA
- the trxA gene encoding thioredoxin — translation MSAKPVTVDADSFKNDVLNNDKPVLVDFWATWCGPCKMVAPVLEEIASEHEGKITIAKLDIDQNPGVARDYQVMSVPTLLLFSNGEPVKQIVGAKPKAQLLEDLADYL, via the coding sequence ATGTCCGCCAAGCCGGTTACCGTCGACGCAGACTCGTTCAAGAACGACGTGCTGAACAACGACAAGCCCGTACTGGTCGACTTCTGGGCCACCTGGTGCGGCCCGTGCAAGATGGTCGCCCCCGTTCTGGAGGAGATCGCCTCCGAGCACGAGGGCAAGATCACCATCGCCAAGCTCGACATCGACCAGAACCCCGGCGTCGCCAGGGACTACCAGGTGATGTCGGTTCCGACGCTGCTGCTGTTCTCCAACGGGGAGCCGGTCAAGCAGATCGTCGGTGCCAAGCCGAAGGCCCAGCTGCTGGAGGACCTGGCCGACTACCTGTGA
- the trxB gene encoding thioredoxin-disulfide reductase, producing the protein MTGDVRNLIIVGSGPAGYTAAVYAARAELQPLVFEGTQYGGELMTTTDVENYPGFRDGIMGPELMEQFRAQADRFGAELKTEDVDGIDLGGPVKTVTAHGVEYRAKAVVLAMGAAARYVGVPGEEQLLGRGVSACATCDGFFFRDQDIAVVGGGDSAMEEATFLTRFARSVTILHRREDFRASKIMLERAQANEKIHWRTNTVVTAVNGESTVSGLTVRDTVTGSESELPVTGMFVAIGHDPRSKLVSDQVEVDEEGYVQVRQPSTATDIPGVFAAGDLVDKTYRQAVTAAGSGCSAAIDAERWLAEQEASESAEVASELVGGGYGPAAEADAAAAR; encoded by the coding sequence GTGACTGGCGACGTCCGGAACCTGATCATCGTTGGCTCCGGCCCTGCCGGCTACACCGCAGCGGTGTACGCGGCCAGGGCCGAGCTGCAACCACTGGTCTTCGAGGGAACCCAGTACGGGGGAGAACTCATGACCACTACCGATGTGGAGAACTATCCCGGCTTTCGAGACGGGATCATGGGCCCCGAGTTGATGGAGCAGTTCCGCGCGCAGGCGGACCGCTTCGGGGCAGAGCTCAAGACCGAGGACGTCGACGGGATCGACCTCGGTGGCCCGGTCAAGACCGTGACCGCGCACGGTGTCGAGTACCGCGCGAAAGCCGTGGTCCTGGCGATGGGCGCGGCCGCGCGCTACGTCGGCGTCCCCGGGGAGGAGCAGCTGCTCGGGCGCGGCGTGTCGGCGTGCGCGACCTGCGACGGATTCTTCTTCCGGGATCAGGACATCGCCGTGGTCGGCGGGGGCGACTCCGCCATGGAGGAGGCGACCTTCCTCACCCGGTTCGCCCGTTCGGTGACGATCCTGCACCGCCGCGAGGACTTCCGCGCCTCCAAGATCATGCTCGAACGCGCGCAGGCGAACGAGAAGATCCACTGGCGCACCAACACGGTCGTCACAGCGGTCAACGGCGAGAGCACCGTCTCGGGGCTGACCGTGCGCGACACCGTAACCGGATCCGAGTCCGAACTCCCCGTCACCGGCATGTTCGTGGCGATCGGGCACGACCCGCGCAGCAAGCTCGTCTCCGATCAGGTCGAGGTGGACGAGGAAGGCTACGTGCAGGTGCGTCAGCCCTCCACCGCCACCGACATCCCTGGCGTGTTCGCGGCCGGTGACCTGGTGGACAAGACATACCGGCAGGCCGTCACGGCCGCCGGATCGGGTTGCTCGGCGGCCATCGACGCGGAACGCTGGCTCGCCGAACAGGAAGCCTCCGAAAGCGCCGAGGTCGCCTCGGAACTCGTCGGGGGTGGATACGGTCCCGCCGCCGAGGCCGACGCGGCGGCAGCCCGCTGA